GTTAGTGGCATTTCATTCCTCCCCTTTTAGTATCCCATTACATTCACAAAGTACGCCATCTCCATTACGAGGATTCGAATTGGATGTAAATATCATATTTGCCGATTCAGATTCATTGGATTACTCTCGTGAAGTAAGAACTTGTGAGTTTGACGTGAATGCAACGAACCCTGATAGTGATGAGATATGGACTCGACAAAAAGGACGATTAGGTAGATTAGTAAGTCCTCGACATACTCTACCACCCAATACCACGTGTGTATATCGGTTTCGTGGTAAACCCGACGATCGTATatggatttattttatatcatactCAAATCATGCTCTTTTACCTCCACCTTCACAAGATGGCgctgaaaataataatcaaactcTAGGTGGAATGTCAATGTCATTCAATAATGTCACAGTAGATGCATGTCTCACACGATTACGACTCTGGGATGGAAATAAAATCATCGCGGAGCATTGTGATGATGAAATGCCTCGATTATGTGATCATACGTCATTAAGTAATGTAACAAGAATGACACGACCATGCGCAGCACATGAAAGCTACATATCAAAAGGTTCGGATATGACAATTGAACATCACACAGAAGATGGCACTGCTTTACATCCGGCaacatttaaactaaaatatgaaTTCGTTGATACTCGATTGGGAGGTGAAGCATGGCCAGGAAGACGAGGTGAACCATGTTATCGTGTATTTCGAAAGCAATCCAAAGGACAAATTGTTTCGCCTCGTAATGTGTTTCTATTTGGACGTGGAGGTGCTACAAACTTATCATGTGTCTATCGAATTGAAGCTGGAGCTGGAGAACGTATTcgtttaactatttttaatatttcttttggtGATAATCCGTCGTGTTATACGGAGCCCGATCCCCATACAGGGCGAGCTCGATGTACCTACAATACAGATGTAGAAGGTTATGCTATTCGTGAGTTACGGTTATGGGAGGTGCCATGGCGTGAAGTACGTCTTCCTAAAACATGTTTCTGTGATAATTCATCTTTAACACAAACCAATGCTCGTCCTCTAGTGTTCCTTTCATCGTCACGAGTGTACGAGATacactttaatataaataatatgaatattaccgaagattttcgagatatttattTCTTTGCTGCATTCGAAATGGTTCGTACACCTGATTGTCCACGAAAACAACGACTGCGTGGCTCTGGTGGGGAAGTTGAGTTACTACATCCGCCAGAGAGTCGATCTGAATCCTATTGTGATGGTTTACCATGGTTTGTTGAAGcacatgaaaataaaagtttatttatccTGACGTGGGGTGTATTTTTACCCTTGGAGCCAGCAATTGATGAACCAATTCGATGTTTAACAAAGAATCGAATAATGTTATACGCAGGACGGCCAGCAAAGTTATTGAAAGTTGTTTGCCCTTTAGAGCCAAATGCTAAACAATTTGCAGTGCACGTATTCTCCGAAGAATGGTTCGGTGTGGGTACAGCAGAATCTCCATCGACCATGTACTTACAGCCACATAGACCGCCAAATTTTCTAGTTGAGTTTATTAATCGAGAATCAGGCATCGCGGCATTCAGTTGGTTGGAAATTTCTC
The Chrysoperla carnea chromosome 4, inChrCarn1.1, whole genome shotgun sequence genome window above contains:
- the LOC123298870 gene encoding uncharacterized protein LOC123298870 is translated as MAWWWWLISLLQSPSNNRTTTIPRNRNSERDQRERYSSYNNQYSTNNNMISLIILIMSFIILTLFEHVNIVATAPACRISEFPCRNNRCVRLDRYCDGIDDCGDMSDEPRYCTVCNRTYYGDVGKTYELELGKPLEGRLPFLCHLTFTANGHNHGDIVQLIFDAFNVGRYEPSALDGCPDGYMQLSELGRPFTGGSWCGSSTGYAVYYSETSTITVSVKLFHAHGTTPFEFRLRYKFVSQLEAIVRFGHPSAPLERGQVSPGTYCTRKFEECYRKPCRLQSPNYPGMYPRNVTCYWSLRQKTIPTCKHAMISVRQESAHKMQMKRSISVASLNKTGRALKAWKDCTGERDHLIFYDGGTTNDPVLVKYCGGDWLPRVVSRGPEMLVAFHSSPFSIPLHSQSTPSPLRGFELDVNIIFADSDSLDYSREVRTCEFDVNATNPDSDEIWTRQKGRLGRLVSPRHTLPPNTTCVYRFRGKPDDRIWIYFISYSNHALLPPPSQDGAENNNQTLGGMSMSFNNVTVDACLTRLRLWDGNKIIAEHCDDEMPRLCDHTSLSNVTRMTRPCAAHESYISKGSDMTIEHHTEDGTALHPATFKLKYEFVDTRLGGEAWPGRRGEPCYRVFRKQSKGQIVSPRNVFLFGRGGATNLSCVYRIEAGAGERIRLTIFNISFGDNPSCYTEPDPHTGRARCTYNTDVEGYAIRELRLWEVPWREVRLPKTCFCDNSSLTQTNARPLVFLSSSRVYEIHFNINNMNITEDFRDIYFFAAFEMVRTPDCPRKQRLRGSGGEVELLHPPESRSESYCDGLPWFVEAHENKSLFILTWGVFLPLEPAIDEPIRCLTKNRIMLYAGRPAKLLKVVCPLEPNAKQFAVHVFSEEWFGVGTAESPSTMYLQPHRPPNFLVEFINRESGIAAFSWLEISRSRSSLLQQLQIEFPTTLNTTTNDTTSAGLPPDWDCQYRCPELNACISSSLWCDGRINCPSGFDENESHCGVGRRIFNLFPGGVYTAISCTAAIIAAFILFLLVAAVHRIRARRRRRRLGKKKLINSDLGSMPRRIGTDEFLIDTGSTLSS